In one window of Patescibacteria group bacterium DNA:
- a CDS encoding adenosine kinase gives MKTENTTVKNKHWDLLGIGSPLLDIVINIEDKVLDDLKIKKGSMNLISEAESKNILNELSHVAHELSPGGSAANTLSGVNLLGNRTSFLGMIGDDSHGRRYSEEIEKEGIVSHLLRHDRDMTGHSIIFITPDGERTMATHLGASANFVKKHVDENVVRHSKILHIEAYQLENPNTYDAVMHAVGIAKEGNVLISLDLSDVHLIQRNKKLFQDVVREHVDIVFANEEEASEFTDKKDSTEALHDIADNCKIAVVKLGAKGSLIKENGKVYNIEPHKVEMVNTNGAGDMYAAGILHGLVNGLNLQEAGEIASHVSALVVASMGARMDKKHHNLISKYKNL, from the coding sequence ATGAAAACTGAAAACACAACAGTTAAAAATAAGCATTGGGATCTTTTGGGCATCGGCAGTCCCTTACTTGATATTGTAATTAATATCGAAGATAAAGTTCTCGATGATTTAAAAATCAAAAAAGGTTCGATGAATTTGATTTCCGAAGCGGAAAGTAAAAACATCTTAAATGAACTTAGTCACGTGGCTCATGAATTATCACCGGGTGGCTCTGCGGCTAATACGCTTTCAGGCGTTAATCTCCTGGGCAATCGTACTTCTTTTTTGGGCATGATTGGCGATGATAGTCATGGTCGTAGATATAGCGAAGAAATTGAAAAAGAGGGAATCGTATCACATCTTTTGCGTCATGATCGCGATATGACCGGGCATTCAATCATTTTTATCACACCAGATGGAGAAAGAACGATGGCGACTCATTTGGGTGCGTCGGCTAATTTTGTCAAAAAACATGTTGATGAAAATGTAGTTCGACATAGTAAAATCTTACATATTGAGGCATATCAATTGGAGAATCCTAATACTTACGATGCGGTGATGCACGCTGTGGGCATTGCGAAGGAAGGCAATGTCTTAATTTCTCTCGATCTTTCAGATGTACACTTGATTCAGCGCAATAAAAAACTATTTCAGGACGTAGTGCGTGAGCATGTGGACATTGTTTTTGCCAATGAAGAAGAGGCGTCTGAATTTACGGATAAAAAAGACTCAACTGAAGCGCTACACGATATTGCAGATAACTGCAAGATTGCGGTAGTAAAACTAGGAGCGAAGGGAAGCTTGATTAAAGAAAATGGTAAAGTTTATAATATTGAACCGCACAAGGTGGAGATGGTAAATACGAACGGGGCAGGTGATATGTACGCTGCCGGTATTTTGCACGGCCTAGTTAATGGTTTGAATTTGCAAGAAGCTGGCGAAATTGCTAGTCATGTCTCCGCCTTGGTGGTGGCGAGCATGGGCGCGCGTATGGACAAAAAACATCATAATTTAATTTCTAAATATAAGAATTTATGA